The following coding sequences lie in one Deinococcus radiopugnans ATCC 19172 genomic window:
- a CDS encoding ABC transporter permease, producing MTITAPAPPAEKSYSALQMSMRRLLRHKAAMISLAFIIFVVLAALLAPLIAPHDPNAQDLSGFFAPPSASYPLGQDELGRDVLSRVIYGSRISLVVGFSVAIISVLLGTLAGLVAGFFGGLTDSAISRFIEFMLSLPTLPLQLVISGLFASSDAPFITNLRENLGPSASVVIIISIFAIFGWMGTARLVRGEVLRLKNLEYVDAARALGANNNRVMWRHLAPNMLGIIVVSATIDVAGAILGEAALSFLGFGIQPPVSTWGNMLSNAQEVVLSYPWLPFYPGLAILFTVLAFNFLGDGLRDAFDPKSRR from the coding sequence ATGACAATCACTGCCCCTGCCCCGCCCGCCGAGAAGAGCTACTCCGCGCTGCAGATGTCCATGCGCCGGTTGCTGCGCCACAAGGCCGCCATGATCAGTCTGGCGTTCATCATCTTTGTGGTGCTTGCCGCCCTGCTGGCCCCACTGATTGCCCCACATGACCCCAATGCCCAGGACCTGAGTGGGTTCTTCGCGCCGCCCAGTGCCAGCTATCCGCTGGGCCAGGATGAGCTGGGCCGCGACGTACTCTCACGCGTGATCTACGGCAGCCGCATCAGCCTGGTGGTGGGCTTCTCGGTGGCGATCATCAGCGTGCTGCTGGGGACGCTGGCCGGTCTGGTGGCGGGCTTTTTCGGCGGCCTGACCGACTCGGCCATCAGCCGCTTCATCGAGTTCATGCTCAGCCTGCCCACCCTGCCGCTGCAACTGGTGATCTCGGGGTTGTTCGCCAGCAGCGACGCACCGTTCATCACCAACCTGCGCGAGAATCTCGGTCCCTCGGCCAGCGTGGTGATCATCATCAGCATCTTCGCCATCTTCGGCTGGATGGGTACGGCCCGGCTGGTGCGCGGCGAGGTGCTGCGGCTCAAGAACCTGGAATACGTGGACGCCGCCCGCGCGCTGGGAGCCAACAACAACCGCGTAATGTGGCGGCATCTGGCCCCCAACATGCTGGGCATCATCGTCGTCAGCGCCACCATCGACGTGGCCGGCGCCATTCTGGGCGAGGCCGCCCTGAGTTTCCTGGGCTTCGGCATCCAGCCGCCCGTGTCGACCTGGGGCAACATGCTCAGCAACGCGCAGGAGGTGGTCCTGAGCTACCCGTGGCTGCCGTTCTATCCGGGGCTGGCCATTCTGTTCACGGTGCTGGCCTTCAACTTCCTGGGCGACGGTCTGCGTGACGCCTTCGATCCCAAAAGCCGGCGCTAG
- a CDS encoding cytochrome b — protein sequence MNQWLDERLHISRLNDKFLRKAFPVHHSFFLGEITLFSLIILIITGIVLALSYEPSNSLVVNSFDPGTADKPNMLPAAYHSVLKLNAMPFGDMLRRVHHWMANIMVAAAVIHMMRIYFTGAFKKPREINWWIGMLLLIFAALTAVTGYILPYDNYSYNTVKVVYGIAASIPWIGTWLAQAAFAGNFPGDGIIPRIYGYHIMLLPGILLALTGAHMLIMIKQKHTQPQYAKRIAYKKIVGVPLLTQQTPIMLMLTLLFAGIVLLFAAFIPVHPSEFFGPPSTTPINNIKPDWYLLWIFGALAIIPSFEFNIFGGIIGSEFTGAILLPTVVLGAMFAVPMLDRSKDNNYYAENPTNHPVRLAIGTAFMALLIVMSVAGYKPDLISANVLTTANANTVLWILIFVVPAVTYFATIGIVRGIRALREADERDSLAHSAAADD from the coding sequence ATGAACCAGTGGCTCGACGAACGTCTGCACATCTCGCGCCTGAACGACAAGTTCCTGCGCAAAGCCTTTCCCGTTCACCACAGTTTCTTCCTGGGTGAAATCACGCTGTTCAGCCTGATTATCCTGATCATCACAGGGATTGTGCTCGCGCTGTCCTACGAGCCCAGCAACAGTCTGGTGGTCAACTCCTTCGATCCGGGAACCGCCGACAAGCCCAACATGCTCCCGGCGGCCTACCACTCGGTGCTGAAGCTCAACGCCATGCCCTTCGGCGACATGCTGCGCCGCGTGCACCACTGGATGGCCAATATCATGGTGGCCGCCGCCGTCATCCACATGATGCGCATCTACTTCACGGGCGCGTTCAAGAAGCCCCGCGAGATCAACTGGTGGATCGGCATGCTGCTGCTGATCTTCGCGGCCCTGACTGCCGTCACCGGGTACATTTTGCCCTATGACAACTACTCCTACAACACGGTCAAGGTGGTCTACGGCATCGCCGCCTCAATTCCCTGGATCGGGACGTGGCTGGCGCAGGCGGCCTTTGCGGGCAACTTCCCCGGCGACGGCATCATCCCGCGCATCTACGGCTACCACATCATGCTGCTGCCGGGCATTCTGCTGGCGCTGACCGGCGCGCACATGCTGATCATGATCAAGCAGAAGCACACCCAGCCGCAGTACGCCAAGCGCATCGCCTACAAGAAGATCGTCGGCGTGCCGCTGCTGACCCAGCAGACCCCGATCATGCTGATGCTGACGCTGCTGTTTGCGGGCATCGTGCTACTGTTCGCGGCCTTTATCCCGGTGCACCCTTCTGAATTCTTCGGGCCGCCCAGCACCACCCCGATCAACAACATCAAACCCGACTGGTACCTGCTGTGGATCTTCGGTGCCTTGGCGATCATCCCCAGCTTCGAGTTCAACATCTTTGGCGGCATCATCGGCTCCGAATTCACCGGCGCGATCCTGTTGCCCACAGTGGTCCTCGGCGCGATGTTCGCGGTGCCCATGCTGGACCGCAGTAAGGACAACAACTATTACGCCGAGAACCCCACCAACCATCCGGTGCGGCTGGCCATCGGAACGGCCTTTATGGCCCTGCTGATCGTCATGTCGGTGGCCGGGTACAAGCCGGACCTGATCAGTGCCAACGTGTTGACCACCGCCAATGCCAACACCGTGCTGTGGATCCTGATCTTCGTGGTGCCGGCCGTGACGTATTTCGCCACCATCGGGATCGTGCGCGGCATCCGTGCGCTGCGTGAAGCCGATGAGCGCGATTCGCTGGCCCACTCCGCCGCTGCCGACGACTGA
- a CDS encoding ABC transporter permease, whose amino-acid sequence MATYALRRILQMIPLLLVISLVIFGLTALQPGDPVDQLIFGNPRITPEDIARLREAYGLNTPWPQRYVSWLLRAFQGEFGYSRDFGIPATQFIFTQRLPNTLLLTIPALVISTLIAVPLGIYSAIRQYSTLDYVLTFLSFVAFSAPVFWIGVMALYLFAVYLPQVTGGAIALPPGGLGNLSPEDGFWPFWLDRLKYLILPLSILMFREIAATTRFMRASFLEVIGQDFVRTARAKGLPNRAVIFKHALRNALIPIITILGLSIPGLFGGAVLTETVFSWPGMGRALLDSLVSKDFNVVMLCLMLLAILTVVFQLLADLAYALVDPRIRYS is encoded by the coding sequence ATGGCAACCTACGCCCTGCGCCGGATCCTGCAGATGATTCCGCTGCTGCTTGTGATCAGTCTGGTGATCTTCGGCCTGACCGCCCTGCAGCCCGGCGACCCGGTCGATCAGCTGATCTTCGGCAACCCGCGCATCACCCCTGAAGATATCGCCCGGCTGCGTGAGGCCTACGGCCTGAACACGCCCTGGCCCCAACGGTACGTGTCGTGGCTGTTGCGAGCCTTTCAGGGTGAATTCGGGTATTCGCGCGACTTCGGTATTCCGGCCACCCAGTTCATCTTCACGCAGCGCCTGCCCAACACGCTGCTCCTGACCATCCCTGCACTGGTGATCAGTACCCTGATCGCCGTGCCGCTGGGGATCTATTCGGCCATCCGGCAATACAGCACGCTGGATTACGTGCTGACCTTCCTGAGCTTCGTGGCCTTCAGCGCTCCTGTCTTCTGGATCGGCGTGATGGCGCTGTACCTGTTCGCGGTGTACCTGCCGCAAGTCACGGGTGGAGCCATCGCCCTGCCGCCCGGCGGGCTGGGCAACCTGAGCCCGGAGGACGGGTTCTGGCCGTTCTGGCTGGATCGCCTGAAATACCTGATTCTCCCGCTGTCCATCCTGATGTTCCGTGAAATTGCCGCCACCACCCGCTTCATGCGCGCCAGTTTTCTGGAGGTGATCGGCCAGGACTTCGTGCGGACGGCGCGGGCCAAGGGGCTGCCCAACCGCGCAGTAATTTTCAAACACGCCCTCAGGAATGCCCTGATTCCGATCATCACCATCCTGGGCCTGTCCATTCCGGGTCTGTTCGGCGGCGCGGTCCTGACCGAAACGGTGTTCTCGTGGCCGGGCATGGGTCGCGCGTTGCTGGACTCGCTGGTCAGCAAGGACTTCAACGTGGTCATGCTGTGCCTGATGCTGCTGGCCATCCTGACCGTGGTGTTTCAGTTGCTCGCCGATCTGGCCTACGCCCTGGTCGATCCCCGGATTCGCTATTCATGA
- a CDS encoding response regulator transcription factor has protein sequence MIRVLLVDDHALFRQGLRSLLESEGMRVIGEAANGREAIRYAADTHPDVILMDIQMPELDGVKATQSILEIDPDARVIMITMYRQDRYVFEAVKAGARGYILKDADAATLLDAINRVAGGEALLDADMAQNVLDDFRDKREELPSEKHADLNERETMILKLLAQGFSNQDIALRLDISEKTVRNRLSEIFTKLQLNNRTQAALYAIREGIANLD, from the coding sequence ATGATTCGTGTTCTGCTCGTCGATGATCATGCGCTGTTTCGTCAGGGGCTGCGCAGCCTGCTGGAGTCCGAGGGCATGCGCGTGATTGGCGAGGCCGCCAATGGGCGCGAGGCCATCCGCTACGCGGCAGACACCCACCCCGACGTGATTCTCATGGACATCCAGATGCCGGAACTCGACGGCGTCAAGGCCACCCAGAGCATTCTGGAAATCGATCCCGACGCCCGCGTCATCATGATCACCATGTACCGCCAGGACCGGTATGTCTTCGAGGCGGTCAAGGCCGGGGCGCGCGGCTACATTCTCAAGGACGCCGACGCGGCCACGCTGCTCGACGCCATCAACCGGGTGGCCGGGGGCGAGGCCCTGCTGGACGCCGACATGGCCCAGAACGTTCTGGACGATTTCCGCGACAAGCGCGAGGAACTGCCCAGCGAGAAGCACGCGGACCTCAACGAGCGCGAGACCATGATCCTGAAATTGCTGGCGCAGGGCTTTTCCAACCAGGACATCGCCCTGCGCCTGGACATCAGCGAGAAGACGGTCCGCAACCGCCTCTCCGAGATCTTTACCAAGCTGCAACTCAACAACCGCACCCAGGCCGCGTTGTACGCCATCCGCGAGGGCATCGCCAATCTTGACTAG
- a CDS encoding c-type cytochrome gives MPWVAIVCAAIMWILLLFLFNKETAPEPVTVDPAVVANISKEYPTIGKELYTSQGCVGCHGAEGQGGVGPALAGDGKILKDPVYVHSILVNGKGAMPAFGEKLKENEIYAVANYVLNSWGNKEDELLTPATVAESQTKIDPAVLKNRSRFVPEDIKLPEIFLATFIMVLLTYGVIGLYSVWAEGTELHPGIHKVRSTPIALLGMVTTLGLTLLFSVLFARQMVIDYAGWGAKEPVMPNVTAEGFYAAMIILLLALAVGLYKKFFMDGEVLVEDASGEFPW, from the coding sequence ATGCCCTGGGTTGCCATCGTGTGCGCGGCCATCATGTGGATCCTGCTGCTGTTCCTGTTCAACAAGGAGACCGCGCCGGAACCGGTCACCGTTGATCCGGCCGTCGTGGCGAACATCAGCAAGGAATACCCGACCATCGGCAAGGAACTGTACACCTCACAGGGCTGTGTGGGCTGCCACGGCGCAGAGGGCCAGGGCGGCGTGGGTCCGGCCCTGGCGGGCGACGGCAAGATCCTGAAAGACCCGGTGTACGTGCACAGCATCCTGGTCAACGGCAAGGGGGCCATGCCTGCCTTCGGCGAGAAGCTCAAGGAAAACGAGATCTACGCCGTCGCCAACTACGTCCTGAACTCCTGGGGCAACAAGGAAGACGAACTGCTGACCCCGGCCACCGTGGCCGAGAGCCAGACCAAGATCGACCCGGCGGTCCTCAAGAACCGCAGCCGCTTCGTGCCTGAGGACATCAAGCTGCCCGAGATCTTCCTGGCCACCTTCATCATGGTGCTGCTCACCTACGGCGTGATCGGACTGTACAGCGTCTGGGCCGAGGGCACCGAGCTGCACCCCGGCATCCACAAGGTCCGCTCCACCCCCATCGCCCTGCTGGGCATGGTGACCACGCTGGGTCTGACGCTGCTGTTCAGCGTGCTGTTCGCCCGCCAGATGGTCATCGATTACGCAGGCTGGGGTGCCAAGGAGCCGGTCATGCCCAACGTGACCGCTGAGGGCTTCTACGCCGCCATGATCATCCTGCTGCTGGCACTGGCTGTCGGCCTGTACAAGAAGTTCTTCATGGACGGCGAGGTGCTGGTCGAGGACGCCAGTGGCGAATTCCCCTGGTAG
- a CDS encoding HesB/IscA family protein, whose protein sequence is MTAISHSETHGDVAEKAMTISEFGAQKALGIIGQSGKENAGVRVFIKSGGCSGYQYGMAIDDRELEGDTIVHDRGVKLLVDHMSLSLLRGSEVDFVENMMGGGFTVNNPNATSACGCGHSFRTDNAQSPDSEGSSGCGSH, encoded by the coding sequence ATGACCGCGATCTCCCATTCCGAAACCCACGGTGACGTGGCTGAAAAGGCCATGACCATCAGCGAATTTGGCGCGCAGAAGGCTCTGGGTATCATTGGCCAGAGCGGCAAGGAAAATGCAGGCGTGCGCGTGTTCATCAAGAGCGGCGGCTGCAGCGGCTACCAGTACGGTATGGCCATCGACGACCGCGAGCTGGAAGGCGACACCATCGTGCATGACCGGGGTGTCAAGCTGCTTGTGGATCACATGAGTCTGTCCCTGCTGCGCGGCAGCGAGGTGGATTTCGTGGAGAACATGATGGGCGGCGGCTTTACCGTCAACAATCCCAATGCCACCAGCGCCTGCGGTTGCGGCCACTCCTTCCGCACCGACAATGCACAGTCGCCGGACAGTGAGGGCAGCAGCGGCTGCGGCAGCCACTAA
- a CDS encoding serine hydrolase has product MTKRHLRPALPFLVSLRAQGYGGEVGLRICDLVGQELFALNAARVFPAASTIKVPLLVLALEWAQTGRLRLEDRVTLQAADRVPGAGVLHELGPGLALSWRDVLTLMIVVSDNTATNLLIDLLGVETVNTWLEARGWSQTRLVGGLQLPPERRNAAQRRGERNCTSALEQTDLLGRLVRGELLDEVHTALALDILERQQLRDVIGPGLPRAENGQPLYRLASKSGELDGVHHDVGILYTPRPLVVALLSEGGADHRELPGNRDVQLLSRALWPLLATLGQVYGVHAADGDI; this is encoded by the coding sequence ATGACCAAACGACACCTGCGGCCCGCCTTGCCCTTTCTCGTCAGCCTGCGTGCCCAGGGCTACGGGGGAGAGGTGGGGCTGCGCATCTGCGATCTGGTCGGTCAGGAGCTGTTCGCGCTGAATGCGGCGCGGGTGTTCCCGGCGGCCAGCACAATTAAGGTGCCGCTGCTGGTCCTGGCGCTGGAATGGGCGCAGACCGGGCGGCTGCGACTGGAAGACCGGGTCACGCTGCAGGCCGCCGACCGGGTGCCGGGGGCGGGTGTCCTGCACGAACTGGGGCCGGGGCTGGCCCTGAGCTGGCGCGACGTTCTGACCCTGATGATCGTCGTCAGCGACAACACCGCCACCAACTTGCTGATCGATCTGTTGGGCGTGGAAACCGTCAATACGTGGCTGGAGGCGCGCGGCTGGTCCCAGACCCGCCTGGTCGGCGGGCTGCAACTGCCGCCGGAGCGGCGCAACGCGGCCCAGCGCCGGGGAGAACGCAACTGCACCAGCGCCCTGGAGCAGACGGACCTGCTGGGCCGACTGGTGCGCGGTGAGCTGCTGGATGAGGTTCACACGGCCCTGGCGCTGGACATTCTGGAGCGGCAACAACTCCGCGACGTGATCGGCCCGGGTCTGCCGCGTGCAGAGAACGGTCAGCCGCTGTACCGTCTGGCCAGTAAGAGCGGCGAGCTGGACGGCGTGCACCACGACGTGGGCATCCTTTACACGCCACGTCCGCTGGTGGTCGCCCTGCTCAGCGAGGGCGGCGCGGACCACCGTGAATTGCCCGGCAACCGGGACGTGCAACTGCTGTCGCGAGCACTCTGGCCGCTGCTGGCCACGCTGGGTCAGGTCTACGGCGTTCATGCCGCCGACGGGGACATTTAA
- a CDS encoding peptide ABC transporter substrate-binding protein has product MKEVSLKKVLTLSALLLAPAVLAPALAGPANNSLIVGTSQEPPNIYDPWVTNNLAITSEINNWMGAALTGLDNEGKLYADMATTVPTTANGGYKLVKDAKGKVIRNSLTYTIRPDAKWSDGSPITVADFEFWLMVQNDERVPVPDRYPFENAKITRGANNKTFTITFDPPYLFAEQAGAPGVAPSAAMKAGWDAFNAATKGQKPSDAVNEQWIKFLNQYTTSNNLPKVVAGPFKPTAWRPGNSLTMTRNPNYWRKPSGGESKYLQTVTYRFIPNTNTLKVNVLSGQVDALATVGLSFDQAIDLQRGQRKFSTYFVPGAVWEHIDINTRGQKAKDLNLDDPNVRQALLYAIDRASLVKALFQGKQPVSNVFINPLATVYKKDVQTYPFDPAKAKALFAAAGWTPGSDGILQKGGKKFSLNFGTTAGNSVRERVQQILQAQWKAVGVQVNIQNYPSSVFFGADFLSKGAEGKWDLAMYAWTANPIFEEGDLFKGSGVPTEANGYAGQNNSGWVNADYDKLQLQARTEFTPAARNKLFDQMQTIWAKNVPSLPLYYRVNPYIQANGLANYDFSAYTLYPTWDAYRVGWTSKGAVSAHKQKE; this is encoded by the coding sequence ATGAAAGAAGTGTCCCTGAAGAAGGTCCTGACCCTTTCCGCCCTTTTGCTGGCCCCTGCGGTGCTGGCTCCGGCACTGGCTGGTCCAGCCAACAACAGCCTGATCGTCGGCACCTCGCAGGAACCGCCGAACATCTACGATCCCTGGGTCACCAACAACTTGGCGATCACCAGCGAGATCAACAACTGGATGGGCGCGGCCCTGACCGGTCTGGACAATGAGGGCAAGCTCTACGCCGACATGGCCACCACCGTCCCTACGACAGCAAACGGCGGCTACAAGCTGGTCAAGGACGCCAAGGGCAAGGTCATCCGCAACAGCCTGACCTATACCATTCGCCCGGACGCCAAGTGGAGCGACGGCTCCCCGATCACCGTGGCCGACTTCGAGTTCTGGCTGATGGTTCAGAATGACGAGCGCGTGCCGGTGCCGGACCGTTACCCTTTCGAGAACGCCAAGATCACGCGCGGCGCGAACAACAAGACGTTCACCATCACCTTTGATCCGCCGTACCTGTTCGCCGAGCAGGCGGGCGCTCCCGGTGTCGCTCCCTCGGCAGCCATGAAGGCTGGCTGGGACGCCTTCAACGCGGCCACCAAGGGTCAGAAGCCCAGCGACGCGGTCAATGAGCAGTGGATCAAATTCCTCAACCAGTACACCACCTCCAACAACCTGCCCAAGGTGGTGGCCGGTCCCTTCAAGCCCACCGCGTGGCGGCCCGGCAACAGCCTGACCATGACCCGCAATCCCAACTATTGGCGCAAGCCCTCTGGCGGCGAGAGCAAGTACCTCCAGACGGTGACCTACCGCTTCATTCCCAACACCAACACCCTCAAGGTCAACGTTCTGTCGGGCCAGGTAGACGCGCTGGCGACGGTAGGACTGTCGTTTGATCAGGCCATCGACCTGCAACGTGGACAGCGCAAGTTCAGCACCTACTTCGTGCCCGGTGCAGTGTGGGAGCACATCGACATCAACACGCGCGGCCAGAAGGCCAAGGACTTGAATCTGGACGATCCCAACGTCCGTCAGGCGCTGCTGTACGCCATTGACCGTGCGTCACTGGTCAAGGCCCTGTTCCAGGGCAAGCAGCCCGTATCCAACGTGTTCATCAACCCGCTCGCCACCGTGTACAAGAAGGACGTGCAGACCTACCCCTTCGATCCGGCCAAGGCCAAGGCGCTGTTCGCCGCTGCGGGCTGGACGCCTGGCAGCGACGGCATCCTGCAAAAGGGTGGCAAGAAGTTCAGCCTGAACTTTGGCACCACGGCGGGCAACAGCGTGCGTGAACGCGTGCAGCAGATCCTTCAGGCGCAGTGGAAGGCCGTGGGTGTGCAGGTCAACATTCAGAACTATCCCTCCAGCGTCTTCTTCGGCGCGGACTTCCTGTCCAAGGGCGCCGAGGGCAAGTGGGACCTGGCGATGTACGCCTGGACCGCCAACCCCATCTTCGAAGAGGGCGATCTCTTTAAGGGGTCAGGTGTGCCCACCGAGGCCAACGGTTACGCAGGCCAGAACAACTCGGGCTGGGTCAACGCTGACTACGACAAGCTGCAACTCCAGGCCCGCACCGAGTTCACCCCCGCAGCGCGCAACAAGCTGTTTGATCAGATGCAGACCATCTGGGCCAAGAACGTGCCGTCGCTGCCGCTGTACTACCGCGTGAACCCGTACATCCAGGCCAACGGGCTGGCCAACTACGACTTCAGCGCCTACACGCTGTACCCCACCTGGGATGCTTACCGCGTGGGCTGGACGAGCAAGGGCGCAGTCTCGGCCCACAAGCAGAAGGAATAA
- a CDS encoding ubiquinol-cytochrome c reductase iron-sulfur subunit produces MTRYRKQDPEITRRRFINAAMGTTATVGIVSLVGVLGTANPVFRLTRDKMPPVEGDVLVHASASKEGEVIKVSELSEQLIRAWPMGKDKEGNNLIRKGDPNNVLALYRFPKGQIVAPTNLDATVDGEIVAYSDICTHAGCSVSDDDQQEGQMKCPCHSGQYDPKRGCVVVGGPPPRPLAQLPIKQDGDKLVVAGFFLENPYPFTESEWEARKEAVKAQLA; encoded by the coding sequence ATGACCCGTTACCGCAAACAGGATCCTGAAATCACCCGCCGCCGCTTTATCAACGCGGCCATGGGCACCACCGCCACGGTCGGCATCGTCAGTCTGGTGGGCGTGCTGGGCACCGCCAACCCGGTGTTCCGCCTGACCCGCGACAAGATGCCTCCCGTTGAGGGAGACGTGCTGGTGCACGCCTCGGCCAGCAAGGAAGGCGAGGTCATCAAGGTCAGCGAACTCAGCGAGCAGCTGATCCGGGCTTGGCCGATGGGCAAGGACAAGGAAGGCAACAACCTGATCCGCAAGGGTGACCCCAACAATGTGCTGGCGCTGTACCGCTTTCCCAAGGGCCAGATCGTGGCCCCCACCAATCTGGACGCCACCGTGGACGGTGAGATCGTGGCCTACAGCGACATCTGCACCCACGCGGGCTGCTCGGTCAGTGACGACGACCAGCAGGAAGGTCAGATGAAATGCCCCTGCCACTCGGGTCAGTACGATCCCAAGCGCGGCTGCGTCGTGGTGGGCGGCCCGCCTCCGCGCCCACTGGCCCAACTGCCCATCAAGCAGGACGGCGACAAATTGGTGGTGGCCGGGTTCTTCCTCGAAAACCCGTACCCCTTCACCGAATCCGAATGGGAAGCCCGCAAGGAAGCCGTCAAGGCCCAGCTCGCATGA